The genomic interval GTCGGTCAGTCACTGGCGTGTGGATGAGGACAGAGACGCAGTCCTACATCTTCCATGACGAGGGATGCGTACAGTCCGATGCATTCGTCAGGCACATCGTGGCGCACGAATATGGACACATCCTGCTGCGCCACAGCGGGTGCGAATTGAGCATCGGCACGGCGTTCTCCAAGGTGGGTAAGAATAAGAGCGTCCGGCAAGTCCTTGCCCGCAGCGATCGGTGGACCTCTCAGGAGAAGGACGCCGAGGCAATTGCTGTGGCCCTGGCTGCCCATCTCGCCGGCCAGCCAGACCCCATCCTCGAGCTGTTCGGCTGAGCCTGTGCTGATTGACCTACTCAAGCCCTGCGCCGCCTTGGTCCTGTTTGCCATCACCGTGCTGCGCCTGCCCGTCATCTTCCACCGTGCTCGTAGCCATGCCGCTTGGCTGGGCACCCTCCTGGGCGCCTTAGCCCTATCG from Kocuria turfanensis carries:
- a CDS encoding M48 family metalloprotease translates to MRTETQSYIFHDEGCVQSDAFVRHIVAHEYGHILLRHSGCELSIGTAFSKVGKNKSVRQVLARSDRWTSQEKDAEAIAVALAAHLAGQPDPILELFG